A genomic region of Prosthecobacter algae contains the following coding sequences:
- a CDS encoding sialate O-acetylesterase produces the protein MKRLLVPLFILNSLPAFADVTLPALFTDGLVLQQGKPVAVWGKADADENVAVSFAGQTKVTQADLDGQWRVTLDSLPANATPAELTVKGKNALTLKNILVGEVWICSGQSNMQWTVSQSANAEQEIAAANFPQIRMFNVERATAMEPATDVKGAWKEASPAHTGQFSAVAYFFGRHLHQVLKVPVGLINTSWGGTRIEAWTSRESLEERPCAAQLISDWNGIRQTYDATAEAKKFEEAKLVWKEKVKVIQAENAKLPDSQKKDLPAAPRPSDDPAKTPHYPATLFNAMVAPLIPYTLQGAIWYQGESNQKRAFQYQELLPNMINDWRTRWNDEFSFYIVQLASFGNSQPVSPDAGVADTWAELQEAQYLTAITLPKTGLAVTNDIGEEKDIHPKNKQEVGRRLALWALAKDYGKTSTVPSGPLYKNSVIEGSQVRLQFDYTGGGLKARDGAALKHFQIAGADQKWVWAEAKIEGNEVIVSSPQVPAPVGVRYAWAAWPVGANLINAEGLPASPFRTDEFILSTMGVTSPFQDVMKPGR, from the coding sequence ATGAAGCGTCTTCTTGTTCCCCTTTTTATCCTCAACAGCCTGCCTGCCTTCGCGGATGTCACCCTTCCGGCTCTCTTCACCGATGGTCTCGTGCTGCAACAAGGGAAGCCCGTGGCCGTATGGGGCAAGGCAGATGCAGATGAAAATGTGGCAGTCAGCTTCGCTGGCCAGACCAAGGTGACCCAGGCCGATCTGGACGGCCAATGGCGCGTCACACTCGATTCGCTCCCTGCCAACGCCACTCCGGCGGAACTGACCGTCAAAGGCAAAAATGCGCTCACCTTGAAAAACATTCTGGTAGGCGAGGTGTGGATCTGCTCCGGCCAGTCCAACATGCAGTGGACGGTTTCACAGTCCGCCAATGCAGAGCAGGAAATCGCCGCAGCGAACTTCCCCCAGATCCGCATGTTCAATGTAGAACGTGCCACCGCCATGGAACCCGCCACGGATGTGAAGGGGGCCTGGAAAGAGGCCAGCCCAGCCCATACCGGGCAGTTTTCCGCCGTGGCTTACTTCTTCGGTCGTCATCTTCACCAGGTGCTCAAAGTGCCCGTGGGGCTGATCAACACCTCCTGGGGTGGCACCCGCATCGAGGCCTGGACCAGCCGTGAATCCTTGGAGGAACGCCCCTGCGCAGCCCAGCTCATCAGCGACTGGAACGGCATCCGCCAGACCTATGACGCCACCGCAGAAGCCAAAAAGTTTGAAGAAGCCAAACTGGTGTGGAAGGAAAAGGTGAAGGTCATCCAGGCGGAAAATGCAAAGCTGCCGGACTCCCAGAAAAAAGATCTCCCGGCAGCCCCACGGCCCTCGGATGATCCAGCCAAAACGCCGCACTACCCCGCCACTCTTTTTAATGCCATGGTGGCTCCGCTGATCCCCTATACCCTCCAGGGTGCCATCTGGTATCAAGGCGAGTCTAACCAAAAGCGCGCCTTCCAGTATCAGGAACTTTTGCCCAACATGATCAATGATTGGCGCACCCGTTGGAACGATGAATTTAGTTTTTACATCGTCCAGCTTGCCAGCTTTGGAAACAGCCAGCCCGTCAGCCCCGATGCAGGTGTGGCCGATACCTGGGCCGAGTTGCAGGAAGCCCAATATTTGACCGCCATCACTCTGCCCAAAACAGGCCTCGCCGTAACCAACGACATCGGCGAGGAAAAGGACATTCACCCAAAAAATAAACAGGAGGTGGGTCGCCGCCTCGCCCTCTGGGCCCTGGCGAAGGACTATGGCAAAACCAGCACCGTCCCCAGCGGTCCCCTTTACAAAAACAGCGTCATCGAAGGCAGCCAGGTTCGCCTCCAGTTCGACTACACCGGAGGAGGTCTCAAGGCACGGGATGGTGCTGCGCTGAAGCATTTTCAAATCGCCGGGGCGGATCAAAAATGGGTGTGGGCCGAGGCCAAAATCGAAGGCAATGAAGTCATCGTCTCAAGCCCCCAAGTACCTGCGCCTGTGGGTGTCCGTTACGCCTGGGCCGCCTGGCCAGTGGGGGCGAATCTGATCAATGCCGAAGGCCTGCCGGCCAGCCCCTTCCGCACGGATGAATTCATCCTCAGCACCATGGGTGTGACGTCTCCCTTTCAGGATGTGATGAAGCCCGGACGTTAG